The Danio aesculapii chromosome 8, fDanAes4.1, whole genome shotgun sequence genome window below encodes:
- the LOC130233747 gene encoding differentially expressed in FDCP 6 homolog isoform X2, whose amino-acid sequence MDLRSELLKSIWYAFTALDVEKSGKVSKSQLKVLSHNLYTVLKIPHEAAALEEHFRDDDDGPVSSQGYMPYLNKYILDKVVEGTFVKENVDELCWTLTARRNYRPEGKSILPAKDAFRLWCLFIFLSEDRYPLVMIPDEVEYLLKKFCMAMSVELNYVELEDFISQDSVQQNGFTVWTFLEMMNSGKLTRSIAKETISMAIEEVYREIVGDVLKEGYLWKKGQLRRNWTERWFTLRPSTLLYFTSEDRKDHKGNIQLDGNCCVEVLPDRDGKRCMFCLKTLTKTYELSASDTKQRQEWTTAIQTAIRLYVEGKTSLHKDLKLKRRDQREQREKRREAKEQELQRLRALQEERERKMAELELLKEAQRQAQAMLEQDEQRRRQQHELLHQALEIQLKEAEEARASMQAEMALKEAEAEKQRTRIRELEAMQQRLEDALQQEIKARQDEEAFRYAQARLLAEEEEKMKALMGLREEQEEYIQRAQREKQELRQEMESKSRALEEAQRQLEETRANRYRVDQDVVAAQRKLRQASTNVKHWNVQMNRLMHPIGPGGMHKSVPRVDLSPAFASHHRKIQHCVRSRNQRSRTRKAKKTWKAEEGVNQTGACLQTDKWKYLNLRRKKNLAFSLLRLI is encoded by the exons GTCTTATCTCATAATCTGTACACAGTTTTGAAAATCCCGCATGAAGCGGCGGCTCTTGAGGAACATTTCAGAGATGATGACGATGGTCCCGTGTCCAGCCAGGGGTACATGCCCTACCTCAACAAATACATCCTGGACAAG GTGGTGGAAGGCACGTTTGTCAAAGAGAATGTGGATGAGCTCTGCTGGACTCTTACTGCCAGAAGAAACTATCGACCCGAGGGAAAGAGTATTTTACCTGCTAAAGACGCCTTCCGCCTCTGGTGCCTGTTCATATTTCTCTCGGAGGACCGATATCCTCTGGTCATGATCCCTGATGAG GTTGAATATTTGCTCAAAAAGTTCTGCATGGCCATGAGTGTTGAGCTAAACTATGTAGAACTGGAGGACTTCATTTCCCAAGATTCTGTTCAGCAGAATGGCTTCACTGTGTGGACATTTTTGGAAATGATGAATTCTGGGAAACTCACGCGGAGCATTGCCAAAGAAACCATCAGCATGGCTATTGAGGAGGTGTATCGGGAAATAGTGGGCGATGTGCTGAAAGAG GGATACCTGTGGAAGAAAGGTCAGCTGAGGAGAAACTGGACAGAGCGCTGGTTCACCCTGAGACCCAGCACTTTATTATACTTCACCAGCGAAGACCGCAAGGACCACAAAGGCAACATTCAACTGGATGGAAACTGTTGTGTAGAG GTTCTTCCTGACAGAGATGGGAAGAGGTGTATGTTCTGTCTAAAGACGCTCACCAAGACTTATGAACTCAGCGCATCAGACACCAAACAGAGGCAGGAGTGGACTACAG CTATCCAAACTGCAATCCGGCTGTATGTGGAGGGTAAAACATCTCTTCATAAGGACCTGAAGCTGAAACGCCGTGATCAACGGGAACAGAGGGAGAAGAGACGGGAGGCGAAGGAGCAGGAGCTGCAGCGTTTACGGGCCTTGCAGGAGGAGCGGGAGAGGAAGATGGCAGAGCTTGAGCTGCTGAAGGAGGCGCAGAGGCAAGCGCAGGCCATGCTGGAGCAAGACGAACAGCGCAGGCGACAACAACACGAACTGCTTCATCAGGCCCTGGAGATCCAGCTCAAAGAGGCTGAGGAG gcacgAGCGAGCATGCAGGCAGAGATGGCGCTAAAGGAGGCTGAAGCTGAAAAACAGAGAACGCGTATCAGAGAACTGGAAGCCATGCAGCAGCGGCTAGAGGATGCGTTACAGCAGGAAATCAAAGCTAGACAGGACGAAGAAGCCTTCCGCTACGCACAAGCTCG ATTACTGGCTGAGGAGGAAGAGAAGATGAAGGCTCTTATGGGTCTCCGTGAGGAGCAGGAGGAGTATATCCAGCGGGCCCAGCGGGAGAAACAAGAGCTCCGACAAGAGATGGAAAGCAAATCTCGGGCTCTGGAGGAGGCACAGAGGCAGCTGGAGGAGACAAGGGCCAATCGCTACAGAGTAGACCAAGATGTTGTG GCTGCTCAAAGGAAGCTTCGTCAGGCCAGCACCAACGTTAAACACTGGAACGTTCAGATGAACAGATTAATGCATCCCATTGGACCAGGAGGTATGCAT AAAAGCGTTCCTCGGGTGGATCTTTCTCCAGCTTTCGCATCCCATCACAGAAAGATCCAGCACTGCGTCAGAAGCAGAAATCAGAGGAGCAGGACGAGGAAAGCAAAGAAAACATGGAAAGCAGAGGAGGGTGTGAATCAGACAGGCGCTTGTCTACAAACGGACAAATGGAAATACCTTAAcctcagaaggaaaaaaaatcttgcttTCTCACTGCTAAGACTGATTTGA
- the LOC130233747 gene encoding differentially expressed in FDCP 6 homolog isoform X1, which yields MDLRSELLKSIWYAFTALDVEKSGKVSKSQLKVLSHNLYTVLKIPHEAAALEEHFRDDDDGPVSSQGYMPYLNKYILDKVVEGTFVKENVDELCWTLTARRNYRPEGKSILPAKDAFRLWCLFIFLSEDRYPLVMIPDEVEYLLKKFCMAMSVELNYVELEDFISQDSVQQNGFTVWTFLEMMNSGKLTRSIAKETISMAIEEVYREIVGDVLKEGYLWKKGQLRRNWTERWFTLRPSTLLYFTSEDRKDHKGNIQLDGNCCVEVLPDRDGKRCMFCLKTLTKTYELSASDTKQRQEWTTAIQTAIRLYVEGKTSLHKDLKLKRRDQREQREKRREAKEQELQRLRALQEERERKMAELELLKEAQRQAQAMLEQDEQRRRQQHELLHQALEIQLKEAEEARASMQAEMALKEAEAEKQRTRIRELEAMQQRLEDALQQEIKARQDEEAFRYAQARLLAEEEEKMKALMGLREEQEEYIQRAQREKQELRQEMESKSRALEEAQRQLEETRANRYRVDQDVVAAQRKLRQASTNVKHWNVQMNRLMHPIGPGEKRSSGGSFSSFRIPSQKDPALRQKQKSEEQDEESKENMESRGGCESDRRLSTNGQMEIP from the exons GTCTTATCTCATAATCTGTACACAGTTTTGAAAATCCCGCATGAAGCGGCGGCTCTTGAGGAACATTTCAGAGATGATGACGATGGTCCCGTGTCCAGCCAGGGGTACATGCCCTACCTCAACAAATACATCCTGGACAAG GTGGTGGAAGGCACGTTTGTCAAAGAGAATGTGGATGAGCTCTGCTGGACTCTTACTGCCAGAAGAAACTATCGACCCGAGGGAAAGAGTATTTTACCTGCTAAAGACGCCTTCCGCCTCTGGTGCCTGTTCATATTTCTCTCGGAGGACCGATATCCTCTGGTCATGATCCCTGATGAG GTTGAATATTTGCTCAAAAAGTTCTGCATGGCCATGAGTGTTGAGCTAAACTATGTAGAACTGGAGGACTTCATTTCCCAAGATTCTGTTCAGCAGAATGGCTTCACTGTGTGGACATTTTTGGAAATGATGAATTCTGGGAAACTCACGCGGAGCATTGCCAAAGAAACCATCAGCATGGCTATTGAGGAGGTGTATCGGGAAATAGTGGGCGATGTGCTGAAAGAG GGATACCTGTGGAAGAAAGGTCAGCTGAGGAGAAACTGGACAGAGCGCTGGTTCACCCTGAGACCCAGCACTTTATTATACTTCACCAGCGAAGACCGCAAGGACCACAAAGGCAACATTCAACTGGATGGAAACTGTTGTGTAGAG GTTCTTCCTGACAGAGATGGGAAGAGGTGTATGTTCTGTCTAAAGACGCTCACCAAGACTTATGAACTCAGCGCATCAGACACCAAACAGAGGCAGGAGTGGACTACAG CTATCCAAACTGCAATCCGGCTGTATGTGGAGGGTAAAACATCTCTTCATAAGGACCTGAAGCTGAAACGCCGTGATCAACGGGAACAGAGGGAGAAGAGACGGGAGGCGAAGGAGCAGGAGCTGCAGCGTTTACGGGCCTTGCAGGAGGAGCGGGAGAGGAAGATGGCAGAGCTTGAGCTGCTGAAGGAGGCGCAGAGGCAAGCGCAGGCCATGCTGGAGCAAGACGAACAGCGCAGGCGACAACAACACGAACTGCTTCATCAGGCCCTGGAGATCCAGCTCAAAGAGGCTGAGGAG gcacgAGCGAGCATGCAGGCAGAGATGGCGCTAAAGGAGGCTGAAGCTGAAAAACAGAGAACGCGTATCAGAGAACTGGAAGCCATGCAGCAGCGGCTAGAGGATGCGTTACAGCAGGAAATCAAAGCTAGACAGGACGAAGAAGCCTTCCGCTACGCACAAGCTCG ATTACTGGCTGAGGAGGAAGAGAAGATGAAGGCTCTTATGGGTCTCCGTGAGGAGCAGGAGGAGTATATCCAGCGGGCCCAGCGGGAGAAACAAGAGCTCCGACAAGAGATGGAAAGCAAATCTCGGGCTCTGGAGGAGGCACAGAGGCAGCTGGAGGAGACAAGGGCCAATCGCTACAGAGTAGACCAAGATGTTGTG GCTGCTCAAAGGAAGCTTCGTCAGGCCAGCACCAACGTTAAACACTGGAACGTTCAGATGAACAGATTAATGCATCCCATTGGACCAGGAG AAAAGCGTTCCTCGGGTGGATCTTTCTCCAGCTTTCGCATCCCATCACAGAAAGATCCAGCACTGCGTCAGAAGCAGAAATCAGAGGAGCAGGACGAGGAAAGCAAAGAAAACATGGAAAGCAGAGGAGGGTGTGAATCAGACAGGCGCTTGTCTACAAACGGACAAATGGAAATACCTTAA